From a region of the Deltaproteobacteria bacterium genome:
- the ligA gene encoding NAD-dependent DNA ligase LigA, whose product MAERDTIRARVEALRAELREHSHRYYVLDDPTVSDATYDRLMRELESLEAEHPELRSPDSPTLRVGAPPGEAFEKVEHRSPMLSLGNAFDDDELRAFDQRVHKVLELEAGAPVRYLVEPKLDGLAVSLRYEEGVLVQAATRGDGRVGEDVTENVRTIRSVPLRLKGAAGEAPSELEVRGEVIYRRSAFARLNREREEAGEPPFVNPRNAAAGSLRQLDSRMTAGRPLDAFLYEVVDAELERQAEKLERLRDWGFRVAPATLAEGIEEVIAACQALLEARHDRDYEIDGAVVKVDALALQARLGAVSRAPRWAIAFKFPPEEAETRVLAIDVQVGRTGALTPVARLEPVFVGGVQVSNATLHNQDELERKGVRIGDRVFVRRAGDVIPEVVRVIESARTGDEEVFVFPERCPVCDARASREEGEAVTRCSNLSCPAQLKERLRHFASRGALDIDGLGGKTIVQLVDEGLVETFADLFRLDTATLQDLDRMGEKSAANLVTALEAAKSPPLARLVYGLGIRHVGEHVAGVLARGLGSLEAIAAADTETLEALRDVGPEVAAAVRNFFTTEENARAVEALLAQGVRPVAPELPPATPAGGEGPFEGKTVVLTGGLAALGRREAKAEIEARGGRVSGSVSKKTDLVIAGEGGGSKLDRARELGVEIIDEETFIKWLGR is encoded by the coding sequence GCGCGCCGAGCTCCGGGAACACAGCCACCGCTACTACGTCCTGGACGACCCCACCGTCAGCGACGCCACCTACGACCGCCTGATGCGGGAGCTGGAGTCGCTGGAGGCCGAGCACCCCGAGCTGCGCAGCCCCGACTCCCCGACCCTCCGGGTCGGCGCGCCCCCGGGCGAGGCCTTCGAGAAGGTGGAGCACCGCTCGCCGATGCTCTCCCTCGGAAACGCCTTCGACGACGACGAGCTGCGGGCCTTCGACCAGCGGGTCCACAAGGTCCTGGAGCTCGAGGCCGGGGCCCCGGTCCGCTACCTCGTCGAGCCCAAGCTCGATGGCCTGGCGGTGAGCCTCCGCTACGAGGAGGGGGTGCTGGTGCAGGCCGCCACCCGGGGAGACGGCCGGGTGGGCGAGGACGTCACCGAGAACGTGCGGACCATCCGCAGCGTGCCGCTGCGCCTGAAGGGCGCGGCCGGGGAGGCCCCTAGCGAGCTCGAGGTCCGGGGAGAGGTCATCTACCGCCGCTCGGCCTTCGCCCGCCTCAACCGGGAGCGGGAGGAGGCCGGCGAGCCGCCCTTCGTGAACCCCCGCAACGCCGCGGCGGGCTCGCTGCGCCAGCTCGACTCCCGGATGACGGCCGGCCGCCCCCTCGACGCCTTCCTCTACGAGGTGGTGGATGCGGAGCTGGAGCGCCAGGCCGAGAAGCTCGAGCGGCTGCGGGACTGGGGCTTCCGGGTGGCGCCCGCCACCCTCGCCGAGGGCATCGAGGAGGTCATCGCGGCCTGCCAGGCCCTCCTCGAGGCGCGCCACGATCGGGACTACGAGATCGACGGTGCGGTGGTGAAGGTCGACGCGCTCGCCCTCCAGGCGAGGCTCGGCGCGGTCTCCCGCGCCCCCCGCTGGGCCATCGCCTTCAAGTTCCCGCCCGAGGAGGCGGAGACCCGGGTGCTCGCCATCGACGTGCAGGTGGGTCGCACCGGGGCGCTGACCCCGGTGGCCCGGCTGGAGCCGGTCTTCGTGGGCGGGGTGCAGGTCTCCAACGCCACGCTCCACAACCAGGACGAGCTGGAGCGAAAGGGCGTACGGATCGGCGACCGGGTCTTCGTGCGCCGCGCGGGCGACGTCATCCCCGAGGTGGTGCGGGTGATCGAGTCGGCGCGCACCGGTGACGAGGAGGTCTTCGTCTTCCCCGAACGCTGCCCGGTCTGCGACGCCCGGGCGAGCCGGGAGGAGGGGGAGGCGGTCACCCGCTGCTCGAACCTCTCCTGTCCGGCGCAGCTCAAGGAGCGCCTGCGGCACTTCGCCTCCCGGGGCGCCCTCGACATCGACGGGCTCGGGGGCAAGACCATCGTGCAGCTGGTGGACGAGGGGCTCGTCGAGACCTTCGCCGACCTCTTCCGTCTGGACACCGCGACCCTCCAGGACCTCGATCGCATGGGCGAGAAGAGCGCCGCCAACCTCGTCACGGCCCTCGAGGCGGCGAAGTCACCCCCGCTGGCCCGGCTGGTCTACGGCCTGGGCATCCGGCACGTGGGGGAGCACGTCGCCGGGGTGCTCGCCCGGGGGCTCGGCAGCCTCGAGGCCATCGCCGCCGCCGACACCGAGACCCTGGAGGCCCTGCGGGACGTCGGCCCCGAGGTCGCCGCGGCGGTGAGGAACTTCTTCACCACCGAGGAGAACGCCCGCGCGGTGGAGGCCCTCCTCGCGCAGGGGGTCCGGCCGGTGGCCCCCGAGCTGCCGCCGGCGACGCCCGCGGGAGGGGAGGGACCCTTCGAGGGCAAGACCGTGGTCCTCACCGGGGGGCTCGCCGCCCTGGGGCGGCGGGAGGCCAAGGCCGAGATCGAGGCCCGCGGCGGGCGCGTGAGTGGTAGCGTCTCGAAGAAGACCGACCTGGTGATCGCGGGAGAGGGCGGCGGCTCGAAGCTCGATCGGGCGCGCGAGCTCGGCGTGGAGATCATCGACGAGGAGACCTTCATAAAGTGGCTGGGGAGATGA
- a CDS encoding acylphosphatase, whose protein sequence is MSGEQRRAVLVVEGRVQGVFFRATALEVAQRIGISGWIRNLADGAVEAVVEGKQSELEEFIEWCHQGPPVARVDEVRVRWAEATGEFRTFRVRH, encoded by the coding sequence ATGAGCGGGGAGCAGCGGCGCGCGGTGCTGGTCGTCGAGGGGCGGGTCCAGGGGGTCTTCTTCCGGGCCACGGCGCTCGAGGTGGCTCAGCGGATCGGCATCTCCGGCTGGATCCGCAACCTGGCGGACGGGGCGGTCGAGGCCGTCGTCGAGGGGAAGCAGAGCGAGCTCGAGGAGTTCATCGAGTGGTGCCACCAGGGACCGCCCGTGGCGCGGGTCGACGAGGTGCGCGTGCGCTGGGCCGAGGCCACCGGAGAGTTCCGCACCTTCCGGGTCCGTCACTGA
- a CDS encoding aspartyl protease family protein: MKPDDLLLERRRLFTPEPKGPGLILVVSCLLLGVLVTYLVGAYVGWVLPDGGLMIAFGLVLGVVVPALLARRIARRGWRAFAGIEVGLLLLFLLVLGGPTDRALETHGARPFHALARVLGQAEQREAPVMDAGRGVVDGLRRLARKGAPVAPSVPAPAVNVGRVDDGGGSNGTRPAPGAMVVDLPVARSGAPVVVGATVNGHIPADFVFDTGADTTLVTLALARRLGFAPESAEVYRPLRTPAGEFQAPVIRLSSIRVESARVDSLEVLVCTSCRENLLGRDFQRHFRVVLDAERGHLRLHRR, translated from the coding sequence ATGAAGCCAGACGATCTGCTGCTCGAGCGACGCAGGTTGTTCACCCCCGAGCCGAAGGGCCCGGGGCTCATCCTCGTGGTCTCCTGCCTGCTCCTCGGGGTGCTGGTCACCTATCTGGTCGGCGCGTACGTGGGCTGGGTCTTGCCCGACGGCGGCCTGATGATCGCCTTCGGTCTCGTCCTCGGCGTCGTCGTCCCGGCCCTCCTCGCCCGGCGCATCGCTCGGCGCGGCTGGCGGGCCTTCGCCGGGATCGAGGTCGGGCTGCTCCTCCTGTTCCTGCTGGTCCTGGGCGGCCCCACCGATCGGGCCCTCGAGACCCACGGCGCGAGGCCCTTCCACGCGCTGGCCCGGGTGCTGGGCCAGGCGGAACAGCGTGAGGCCCCGGTGATGGACGCGGGGCGAGGGGTCGTCGATGGCCTGCGGCGCCTGGCCCGGAAGGGCGCCCCCGTCGCACCGAGCGTGCCCGCACCGGCCGTGAACGTCGGCCGCGTGGACGACGGGGGGGGCTCGAACGGGACCCGCCCGGCGCCCGGCGCGATGGTGGTCGATCTCCCGGTCGCCCGCTCGGGCGCCCCGGTCGTGGTGGGCGCCACCGTGAACGGGCACATCCCGGCGGACTTCGTCTTCGACACCGGGGCCGACACCACCCTGGTGACCCTGGCCCTCGCGCGGCGGCTCGGCTTCGCCCCGGAGAGCGCGGAGGTCTACCGCCCCCTGAGGACCCCCGCGGGTGAGTTCCAGGCGCCGGTGATCCGGCTCTCCTCCATCCGGGTGGAGTCGGCCCGGGTGGACAGCCTCGAGGTCCTGGTCTGCACCTCCTGCCGGGAGAACCTCCTGGGCCGGGACTTCCAGCGGCACTTCCGGGTCGTGCTGGACGCGGAGCGGGGGCATCTGCGCCTCCACCGGCGCTAA